The following proteins come from a genomic window of Desulfuromonas sp. TF:
- a CDS encoding xanthine dehydrogenase family protein subunit M, translated as MHGEPFGYEKPTSLREFESLFAARADEAKILAGGTDLLVLIKEKLLAPRLLIDISDLPELRDIRFDPNQGLTIMAGTKIAEIERSELVRRHAPALAFAASNLGSTQVRWMATLAGNVCHASPAAETSPVLLAHDCELVLGRKGGERTLPISGFFLSYRKTALLPGEYVKAFRLPPLPPRAAVAYQLKGLRRAMEIDMLNLGAYLELEPDGDTVKEVRLAMGSMGPTTFRGTDTEQQLKGMRLGEEFIAAACAGVAREAKPIDDVRASAEYRTRVIGVLTRRALEECLDRIKGEEIRA; from the coding sequence ATGCACGGCGAACCTTTCGGGTACGAAAAGCCCACCTCCCTGAGGGAATTCGAATCCCTTTTCGCGGCCAGGGCCGACGAGGCGAAGATCCTGGCCGGGGGAACGGACCTCCTCGTCCTGATCAAGGAGAAGCTCCTGGCCCCCAGGCTGCTGATCGACATCTCGGATCTTCCCGAGCTGCGGGACATCCGGTTCGACCCGAACCAGGGACTCACCATCATGGCAGGGACCAAGATCGCGGAAATAGAGCGCAGCGAACTGGTCAGACGGCACGCCCCTGCCCTGGCCTTTGCCGCCTCCAACCTCGGCTCCACCCAGGTGCGGTGGATGGCGACTCTGGCCGGCAACGTCTGCCACGCCTCCCCTGCGGCGGAAACATCCCCGGTTCTGCTGGCCCACGACTGCGAATTGGTCCTCGGCAGAAAGGGGGGTGAGCGGACCCTGCCGATCAGCGGGTTTTTTCTCTCCTACCGCAAGACGGCTCTCCTGCCGGGGGAATATGTCAAGGCCTTTCGTCTGCCTCCTCTGCCCCCCCGGGCGGCCGTGGCCTACCAGCTCAAAGGGCTCAGGAGAGCCATGGAGATCGACATGCTCAACCTGGGGGCCTACCTCGAGCTCGAGCCGGACGGCGATACGGTCAAAGAGGTCCGGCTCGCCATGGGATCGATGGGCCCGACCACCTTCCGGGGGACGGACACCGAGCAGCAGCTCAAGGGGATGCGACTGGGGGAGGAATTCATCGCCGCAGCCTGCGCCGGAGTGGCCCGGGAGGCCAAGCCGATCGACGACGTACGGGCTTCGGCCGAGTATCGGACCCGGGTGATCGGTGTTCTGACGCGAAGGGCTCTCGAAGAATGCCTGGACCGCATCAAGGGGGAGGAGATCCGAGCGTGA
- a CDS encoding (2Fe-2S)-binding protein, which yields MKKLVQLEINGEIFDVAVSPTAYLVEVIRETVGLTGTKKGCGIGDCGACTVLIDGKPTLSCLTLAIACQGKAITTIEGLSQGAGLHPVQKAFIDKGAVQCGFCTPGMVLSSKALLDENSTPTEDEIKSALAGNLCRCTGYAKIIEAVGYAGKLLKGEVGDE from the coding sequence GTGAAAAAGCTGGTTCAACTGGAGATCAATGGAGAAATTTTCGATGTGGCGGTTTCTCCCACCGCCTATCTGGTCGAGGTGATCCGGGAAACGGTCGGCCTGACCGGGACCAAGAAGGGGTGCGGCATCGGCGACTGCGGGGCCTGCACCGTCCTTATCGACGGCAAGCCGACCCTGTCGTGCCTCACGCTGGCCATCGCCTGTCAGGGCAAGGCGATCACCACCATCGAGGGGCTGAGCCAGGGGGCCGGACTCCATCCGGTGCAGAAGGCGTTCATCGACAAAGGAGCCGTCCAGTGCGGCTTCTGCACCCCGGGGATGGTTCTCTCTTCCAAGGCGCTGCTCGACGAGAACTCCACTCCGACGGAAGATGAAATCAAGTCGGCACTGGCCGGAAACCTTTGCCGCTGTACCGGTTACGCCAAAATCATCGAGGCGGTCGGTTACGCGGGGAAGCTTCTGAAGGGGGAGGTCGGAGATGAGTAA